A single region of the Pygocentrus nattereri isolate fPygNat1 chromosome 27, fPygNat1.pri, whole genome shotgun sequence genome encodes:
- the zgc:85777 gene encoding probable acyl-CoA dehydrogenase 6 has translation MRAAEQQHIRVTMALCGRALQKRLASSRNILTPTAVCHKRQISEDPSPKYKASVQTVGHVLYTQEHFALKDSLRKIIDQEINPYVDKWEDEGQFPAHKIFKILGSAGFLGVNKPVEYGGLGLDFSFNVAVAEELGNINCGGIPMAIGVQSDMATPALARFGSAELKKEFLLPSIMGDKVACLGVSEIGAGSDVASIKTKAVRKGDEFIINGGKMWTTNGAQADWMCLLANTSDGPPHKNKSLICLPMDLPGIQIARKIDKLGMWSSDTVEVFFDDVRVPCKNVIGQEGMGFTYQMLQFQEERLWGVANILTTMENVVQATINYTRQRKIFQQPVLYHQVVHFRLAELQTEIELLRSLLYHCIALYIKGNDVTKLASMAKLKAGRLARELGDSCLQYWGGMGFTGDVLVSRFYRDSRLMSIGAGADEVMLSIICKYMDTLPKK, from the exons ATGCGCGCTGCGGAGCAGCAGCATATTAGAGTCACCATGGCTCTGTGTGGAAGAGCCCTGCAGAAGCGTTTGGCTTCCAGCCGTAATATTCTCACACCAACAGCGGTTTGCCACAAACGACAAATATCGGAAGATCCGTCTCCGAAATATAAGGCCTCCGTCCAGACCGTTGGTCATGTTCTCTACACACAAGAGCACTTTGCCCTGAAGGACTCACTAAGAAAG ATCATTGATCAGGAGATCAACCCTTATGTGGACAAATGGGAGGATGAGGGCCAGTTTCCAGCTCATAAAATCTTCAAGATCCTAGGAAGTGCTGGATTTTTGGGTGTCAACAAACCTGTGG AATATGGCGGTCTGGGACTGGACTTCAGCTTCAATGTGGCTGTGGCAGAGGAGCTGGGGAATATCAACTGTGGAGGTATTCCCATGGCCATTGGGGTTCAGAGTGATATGGCTACCCCTGCACTAGCCAG GTTTGGATCTGCAGAGCTAAAGAAAGAGTTCTTGCTGCCCTCCATAATGGGAGACAAAGTGGCATGTCTGGGAGTGAGTGAAATAGGCGCTGGCTCTGATGTGGCGA GCATAAAGACTAAGGCTGTGCGAAAAGGAGATGAGTTTATTATTAATGGGGGAAAGATGTGGACTACCAATGGAGCACAAGCAGACTGGATGTGTCTCCTGGCCAACACCAGTGATGGGCCTCCACACAAGAACAAGTCCCTCATCTGTTTGCCCATGGATCTACCTG GAATTCAAATTGCTCGTAAGATTGATAAGCTGGGTATGTGGTCGTCGGACACAGTCGAGGTGTTCTTCGATGATGTCCGGGTTCCCTGTAAAAACGTCATCGGGCAAGAGGGAATGGGCTTCACATACCAAATGCTTCAATTCCAGGAAGAGCGACTTTGGGGAGTGGCAAATA TTTTGACGACAATGGAAAATGTGGTGCAGGCAACGATTAACTACACACGGCAGAGGAAGATCTTCCAGCAGCCGGTACTGTATCACCAGGTTGTGCATTTCAGGCTGGCAGAGCTGCAGACTGAGATTGAGCTACTGCGCTCCCTCCTATACCACTGCATAG CTCTCTACATTAAAGGCAATGATGTGACAAAGTTGGCGTCAATGGCTAAGCTGAAGGCAGGCCGTCTAGCCCGAGAGTTAGGAGACAGTTGTCTGCAGTACTGGGGAGGAATGGGCTTCACCGGTGATGTTCTGGTCAGCAGATTCTATAG GGACTCCAGATTGATGTCAATCGGGGCAGGGGCGGATGAGGTCATGCTGTCAATCATCTGCAAGTACATGGACACCCTACCCAAAAAATGA
- the gngt1 gene encoding guanine nucleotide-binding protein G(T) subunit gamma-T1 translates to MPVINVEDMTDLDKAKMEVTQLKTEVKLERAKVSKCCEEITEYIQSGADEDPLVKGIPEEKNPFKEKGGCVIC, encoded by the exons ATGCCAGTCATAAATGTAGAGGATATGACGGACTTGGATAAGGCAAAAATGGAAGTAACCCAGCTGAAAACTGAGGTGAAACTAGAGAGAGCAAAG GTGTCAAAATGCTGTGAGGAGATCACGGAATACATTCAGAGTGGTGCAGATGAGGATCCTCTTGTCAAAGGCATCCCGGAGGAGAAGAATCCATTCAAAGAAAAGGGTGGATGTGTCATTTGCTAA